A genomic window from Vitis riparia cultivar Riparia Gloire de Montpellier isolate 1030 chromosome 18, EGFV_Vit.rip_1.0, whole genome shotgun sequence includes:
- the LOC117905644 gene encoding uncharacterized protein LOC117905644, translated as MERSDPPDPCKSTGSEPQNSYNSLTESGWKASGYAHPIEERGSMPPAEFDRDITFNSTGIYSSCGSRPDVSGAMYSSWQGSEFVDQYYYRDRDGSFLLDSFLSRDDDMDEVESPVRLDGEEPEVDCQIPLKGMVFMSEMDAEKFYYHYAEKIGFKVRKGKVQRLSNGNIKRRFFLCSCEGFRAKNQSNQTKNKYQKRNKNRLQCPCPSYT; from the exons ATGGAGAGAAGCGATCCTCCAGATCCCTGTAAGTCAACTGGATCGGAACCTCAGAACTCTTACAACTCTTTAACCGAGAGCGGTTGGAAAGCTAGCGGCTATGCTCATCCCATCGAAGAAAGGGGTTCAATGCCTCCTGCTGAGTTTGATCGGGATATCACATTCAACTCTACTGGCATATACAGTTCCTGCGGTTCCAGGCCCGATGTTTCAGGAGCTATGTATTCCTCTTGGCAGGGTAGTGAGTTCGTGGACCAA TACTACTATAGGGATAGGGATGGCAGTTTCTTGCTTGATTCATTCCTATCAAGAGACGATGATATGGATGAGGTTGAATCACCTGTTCGTTTAGATGGGGAAGAGCCTGAAGTTGATTGTCAGATACCACTGAAAGGAATGGTGTTCATGTCAGAGATGGATGCTGAAAAATTTTACTACCACTATGCTGAGAAGATCGGTTTTAAAGTGAGAAAAGGTAAGGTACAAAGGCTATCAAATGGGAACATTAAAAGAcgattttttctttgttcatgcGAAGGTTTTCGGGCCAAGAACCAATCCAATCAGACCAAAAACAAGTAtcagaaaagaaacaagaacaGGTTGCAATGCCCATGTCCAAGTTACACTTGA